A genomic region of Hydrogenovibrio crunogenus contains the following coding sequences:
- the lpdA gene encoding dihydrolipoyl dehydrogenase, whose protein sequence is MSKIVDILIPDIGDFAEVDVIEVLVSAGEEVIQDDSLLTLESDKATMEIPAPYAGRVVEMNIDVGDKVKEGSVVGKIEIADVETVSSNVEESVTPEPEKTPETPAPQAVSAADLPDADMQCEVLVLGSGPGGYTAAFRAADLGKKVVMIERYESIGGVCLNVGCIPSKALLHMSVVLNETREMGEHGIEFAEPKIDTNKMRDYKDSVIGKLTGGLSGLAKARNVDVVQGYGKFSSANTVTVDLADGGTKTIAFENAIIAAGSRVVKLPFIPHDDPRVMDSTDALELEEVPNRMLVIGGGIIGLEMAQVYDSLGSNITVVELGDTIIPGADKDISKPLLRRIKKKYENIYLKSKVTNVEAKEEGLVVTFEGKDCPETDTFDRILVAVGRAPNGQLIDADKAGVAVNDWGFIEVDERQKTNVDHIYAIGDIVGQPMLAHKAVHEGKVAAEVINGMPSAFTPMGIPSVAYTDPEVAWAGKTEDELKAEGIEYEKGAFPWAASGRSLSLGRDEGLTKALFCAETHRLLGCGIVGPNAGELVAEAMLAIEMGADMQDIGLTIHPHPTLSETLCFAAEMAEGTITDLMPLKKKK, encoded by the coding sequence ATGAGTAAGATTGTTGACATCCTGATTCCAGATATCGGTGACTTCGCAGAAGTCGATGTCATTGAAGTATTAGTGTCTGCTGGCGAAGAAGTTATTCAAGACGACTCTTTGTTAACCCTAGAGTCAGATAAAGCCACCATGGAAATCCCTGCGCCTTACGCAGGTCGCGTGGTGGAAATGAACATTGATGTGGGTGACAAGGTTAAAGAAGGCTCGGTCGTGGGTAAAATCGAAATTGCCGACGTGGAAACCGTTTCTTCTAATGTAGAAGAAAGTGTGACCCCAGAACCTGAAAAAACACCAGAAACACCAGCGCCACAAGCCGTTTCTGCGGCAGACTTGCCCGATGCGGATATGCAATGTGAAGTGTTGGTATTAGGCTCTGGCCCGGGTGGTTACACCGCCGCATTCCGCGCCGCTGATCTAGGCAAAAAAGTCGTGATGATCGAACGTTACGAGTCCATCGGTGGGGTGTGCTTGAATGTGGGTTGTATTCCATCTAAAGCGTTATTACACATGTCCGTCGTTTTAAACGAAACCCGTGAAATGGGCGAGCATGGTATTGAATTCGCCGAGCCGAAAATCGACACCAACAAAATGCGTGACTATAAAGATTCCGTCATCGGTAAACTGACTGGCGGCTTATCAGGTCTGGCTAAAGCACGAAATGTGGACGTGGTACAAGGCTACGGAAAATTCAGCTCAGCCAATACGGTCACGGTTGATTTGGCAGACGGTGGCACCAAAACCATCGCATTTGAAAACGCCATCATCGCGGCCGGATCGCGTGTAGTGAAGCTTCCATTCATTCCGCATGACGATCCACGTGTCATGGATTCTACCGATGCATTGGAACTGGAAGAAGTGCCAAACCGCATGTTGGTGATCGGTGGCGGGATCATCGGTCTGGAAATGGCGCAAGTGTATGATTCATTAGGGTCAAATATCACCGTGGTGGAATTGGGTGACACCATTATTCCTGGTGCGGATAAAGACATCTCTAAGCCATTGCTGAGAAGAATCAAAAAGAAATACGAAAACATTTACTTGAAATCAAAAGTCACCAATGTCGAAGCCAAGGAAGAAGGTTTGGTGGTGACGTTTGAAGGTAAAGACTGCCCGGAAACAGATACGTTTGATCGTATCTTGGTTGCGGTGGGTCGTGCACCAAACGGTCAGTTGATTGATGCGGATAAAGCCGGTGTGGCCGTGAACGACTGGGGCTTCATTGAAGTGGATGAGCGTCAAAAAACCAATGTCGATCACATCTATGCGATTGGTGACATTGTTGGTCAACCAATGCTAGCTCACAAAGCCGTGCATGAAGGGAAAGTGGCGGCTGAAGTCATTAACGGCATGCCAAGCGCGTTTACGCCAATGGGCATTCCATCCGTGGCCTATACCGACCCAGAAGTCGCTTGGGCGGGTAAAACCGAAGACGAGCTTAAAGCCGAAGGCATTGAATACGAAAAAGGTGCCTTCCCATGGGCAGCCTCAGGTCGTAGCTTAAGCTTAGGACGAGACGAAGGGCTAACCAAAGCCTTATTCTGTGCCGAAACGCATCGTTTACTCGGTTGCGGTATTGTCGGGCCTAACGCCGGTGAGCTGGTGGCAGAAGCCATGCTCGCCATTGAGATGGGGGCCGATATGCAAGACATCGGTTTGACTATCCATCCACATCCAACGCTGTCAGAAACGCTTTGTTTCGCAGCGGAGATGGCGGAAGGAACGATTACTGATTTGATGCCACTTAAAAAGAAAAAATAG
- the aceF gene encoding dihydrolipoyllysine-residue acetyltransferase translates to MATQQINIPDIGDFDSVEVIEVLVAEGDEVAVDDSLLTLESDKATMEIPAPYAGKITKVTVSVGDKVAEGDAVFEIEVSEAAASPEKAEQKAEEKPAPAKAPEAPKEAPKPAAESAPAPTPSPTAQALTKPVNAQSMGAASHASPSVRAFARKLGVDINTVSGTGPKGRIQQSDIEAMIKSVMQGGAGAGQAQGGMGIPSVPEIDFSQFGETETEELGRIKKISGKFLQTSWLNVPHVTQFDECDITEMDAFRKSMKAKAEKEGVKLTPLVFVMKAVVKALQDFPSFNSSLSPDGQSLIKKHYYNIGVAVDTPNGLVVPVLRDVDKKGIYELSRELMEISGKARDGKLSPKDMSGGTFTISSLGGIGGTQFTPIVNAPEVAIMGLSKAKMQPVWNGSEFEPRLVMPFSVSYDHRVVDGAEGVRFTTTVGQYLTDLRQLIL, encoded by the coding sequence ATGGCTACACAGCAAATTAATATCCCGGATATCGGCGATTTTGATTCAGTAGAAGTTATTGAAGTTTTAGTCGCCGAAGGAGATGAGGTCGCTGTTGATGATTCTTTACTCACGTTAGAATCAGATAAAGCAACGATGGAAATCCCTGCGCCTTACGCCGGAAAAATCACCAAAGTCACTGTTTCAGTCGGCGATAAAGTCGCGGAAGGCGATGCGGTTTTCGAAATTGAAGTGTCTGAAGCGGCTGCTTCCCCTGAAAAGGCTGAGCAAAAAGCCGAAGAAAAGCCAGCTCCAGCAAAAGCACCTGAAGCCCCTAAAGAAGCGCCTAAGCCAGCAGCAGAATCTGCCCCGGCACCAACGCCTTCTCCAACTGCACAAGCGTTAACCAAACCTGTCAATGCACAGTCTATGGGCGCAGCCTCTCATGCCTCTCCATCGGTCAGAGCCTTCGCGCGTAAATTGGGTGTCGACATCAATACCGTGTCTGGAACAGGTCCTAAAGGGCGTATCCAGCAATCTGATATTGAAGCCATGATTAAATCAGTCATGCAAGGCGGTGCGGGCGCAGGTCAAGCACAAGGCGGCATGGGCATTCCATCTGTACCGGAAATCGACTTCAGTCAGTTCGGTGAAACTGAGACCGAAGAGTTGGGACGTATCAAGAAAATCTCTGGTAAGTTCCTACAAACAAGCTGGTTGAATGTCCCGCATGTCACGCAGTTTGACGAATGCGACATCACTGAAATGGACGCCTTCCGTAAGAGCATGAAAGCGAAAGCGGAAAAAGAAGGCGTGAAATTAACGCCACTGGTCTTCGTGATGAAAGCCGTGGTCAAAGCGTTGCAAGACTTTCCAAGTTTCAACAGCTCTTTATCGCCAGACGGTCAGTCTTTGATTAAAAAGCATTACTACAACATCGGTGTGGCGGTTGATACACCAAATGGGTTGGTCGTACCGGTTCTACGTGATGTCGATAAAAAAGGCATTTATGAGCTGTCTCGTGAGCTGATGGAAATTTCCGGCAAAGCACGTGACGGTAAATTGTCGCCAAAAGATATGTCCGGCGGCACCTTTACCATCTCCAGCTTAGGCGGTATCGGCGGCACGCAGTTTACGCCAATCGTCAACGCTCCGGAAGTCGCTATCATGGGGCTTTCAAAAGCGAAAATGCAACCGGTCTGGAACGGGTCTGAATTTGAACCGCGTTTGGTGATGCCGTTCAGTGTGTCTTACGATCACCGTGTGGTCGATGGTGCGGAAGGCGTTCGCTTTACCACGACGGTGGGTCAGTATTTAACTGATTTACGCCAATTGATTCTGTAA
- the aceE gene encoding pyruvate dehydrogenase (acetyl-transferring), homodimeric type — MNDKFVDQDPQETQEWIDALEAVVSFEGSDKAQHIIGTLIEKARVHGIDIPYSANTPYINTIAPEEQDNYPGDVGIERKMRALLRWNAMAMVSRANKYTSVGGHIASYASSCTLYEVGMNHFFKGPKHEQGADMVFFQGHTAPGMYARSYMEGRLEADQLRNYRQEVDGNGLSSYPHPWLMSDYWQFPTVSMGLGPLMAIYQARFMKYMQARGLAETQGRKVWAFLGDGEMDEPESRGALQLAKRENLDNLIFVINCNLQRLDGPVRGNDKIIQELEGVFRGAGWNVIKVIWGSGWDRLLSKDVTGKLIERMGEVVDGEYQAYKAKDGAFVREHFFGKYPETAELVKDMTDDEIFRLTRGGHSPRKIYNAYKRATESQGKPTVILAKTVKGYGMGQYGEAANTAHQQKKLDLEGMKYFRDRFSVPISNEELEKDIPFHRPDEDSDVLKYMKERREALGGDLPSRQDTAEPLPVPDLSVFKMLTEGTEDREMSTTMAFVRIISILLRDKKIGPRCVPIIPDEARTFGMEGLFRQVGIYDPAGQLYEPMDSDQLMWYKESANGQVFQEGINEAGAMSNWIAAATAYANYGVSMIPFYIYYSMFGYQRIGDLAWAAGDSRARGFLMGGTAGRTTLEGEGLQHQDGHNLIQFDHVPNCLSYDPTFAYEMAVIIRDGIKRMFNEKEDVYYYITCMNENYSHPAMPEGSEEGILKGLYSFKKSEAKHKNKVQLMGSGTIFREVIAAADMLENEWDVAADIWAAPSFNLLRRDGIETTRWNSMHPTEKPKVSYCEATLSGAKGPFIAATDYIRDYPNRIREYVPGEFYVLGTDGFGRSDTREQLRKFFEVNRYYVVVESLKALADAGSIKPEVVQKAIEKYGIDSEKTYPVHA; from the coding sequence ATGAACGATAAGTTCGTTGATCAGGATCCACAAGAAACACAAGAGTGGATTGACGCATTAGAAGCCGTTGTCTCCTTTGAAGGATCTGACAAGGCTCAACATATCATTGGCACTTTGATCGAGAAAGCGCGTGTTCATGGTATCGACATCCCTTATTCGGCAAATACGCCTTACATCAATACCATTGCCCCAGAAGAACAAGATAACTATCCAGGTGACGTAGGCATCGAGCGCAAAATGCGTGCGTTGTTACGCTGGAATGCCATGGCAATGGTTTCAAGAGCAAACAAATACACCAGTGTCGGTGGTCACATCGCTTCGTACGCTTCCAGCTGTACTTTATATGAAGTTGGGATGAACCACTTCTTTAAAGGACCAAAGCATGAGCAAGGTGCGGATATGGTTTTCTTCCAAGGACACACTGCCCCAGGGATGTATGCACGCTCTTATATGGAAGGTCGTTTAGAAGCGGATCAACTGAGAAACTATCGTCAAGAAGTCGATGGTAATGGCCTATCGTCTTATCCTCATCCATGGTTGATGTCAGATTACTGGCAGTTCCCAACAGTTTCAATGGGCTTGGGGCCTTTAATGGCAATTTACCAAGCGCGTTTCATGAAATACATGCAAGCACGTGGTTTAGCAGAAACTCAAGGGCGTAAGGTTTGGGCCTTCTTGGGTGACGGTGAGATGGATGAACCGGAATCACGTGGTGCTTTACAGCTTGCCAAGCGTGAAAACCTAGACAACTTAATTTTTGTAATCAACTGTAACCTACAACGTCTGGATGGCCCGGTTCGAGGGAATGACAAAATCATTCAAGAACTGGAAGGGGTTTTCCGTGGTGCCGGTTGGAACGTTATCAAAGTCATTTGGGGGTCAGGCTGGGATCGTCTGCTTTCAAAAGACGTCACCGGTAAGCTGATCGAGCGTATGGGTGAAGTGGTTGATGGTGAGTACCAGGCTTATAAAGCAAAAGATGGTGCTTTCGTCCGTGAACACTTCTTCGGTAAATACCCGGAAACAGCCGAGCTGGTTAAAGACATGACGGATGATGAAATTTTCCGTCTAACCCGTGGGGGTCATTCACCGCGTAAGATTTACAACGCTTATAAGCGTGCGACCGAATCACAAGGTAAACCGACTGTTATCCTAGCCAAAACCGTTAAAGGGTATGGAATGGGACAGTATGGTGAAGCCGCGAACACGGCGCATCAGCAGAAGAAACTGGATCTGGAAGGGATGAAATATTTCCGTGATCGTTTCTCTGTACCAATTTCAAATGAAGAACTGGAAAAAGACATTCCGTTCCATCGTCCGGATGAAGATTCCGATGTTCTGAAATACATGAAAGAGCGCCGTGAAGCATTGGGTGGCGATTTACCAAGTCGTCAAGATACGGCAGAGCCACTTCCTGTTCCAGACCTGTCTGTTTTCAAAATGTTAACAGAAGGCACGGAAGACCGTGAAATGTCTACGACTATGGCGTTCGTCCGTATCATCTCAATCTTGTTAAGAGATAAGAAGATTGGGCCACGTTGTGTCCCGATTATTCCAGATGAAGCGCGTACTTTCGGGATGGAAGGATTGTTCCGTCAAGTCGGTATCTACGATCCGGCCGGTCAGCTCTATGAGCCAATGGATTCAGACCAATTGATGTGGTACAAAGAATCTGCCAACGGTCAAGTTTTCCAAGAAGGGATCAACGAAGCCGGTGCCATGTCTAACTGGATCGCAGCAGCGACTGCTTATGCGAACTATGGCGTGAGCATGATTCCTTTCTATATCTACTATTCTATGTTCGGTTATCAGCGTATTGGTGACTTGGCATGGGCCGCAGGGGATTCTCGTGCCCGTGGTTTCCTAATGGGTGGAACAGCAGGTCGTACCACACTAGAAGGTGAAGGGCTACAGCATCAGGACGGTCATAACTTGATTCAATTCGATCATGTACCGAACTGTTTGTCTTACGATCCAACCTTCGCTTATGAAATGGCCGTCATCATCCGTGATGGGATTAAACGTATGTTCAACGAAAAAGAAGACGTTTACTACTACATTACGTGTATGAATGAAAACTACTCGCACCCTGCGATGCCGGAAGGCTCGGAAGAAGGCATTCTAAAAGGTCTTTATTCCTTCAAGAAGTCTGAAGCGAAACATAAAAACAAAGTTCAGTTGATGGGGTCCGGTACGATTTTCCGTGAAGTGATCGCCGCAGCTGACATGCTAGAAAACGAGTGGGATGTTGCCGCAGATATCTGGGCAGCACCAAGTTTCAACCTGTTACGTCGTGACGGAATTGAAACAACACGCTGGAATAGCATGCACCCAACTGAAAAGCCAAAAGTTTCTTATTGTGAAGCCACATTATCGGGTGCGAAAGGCCCGTTTATTGCGGCAACGGATTATATCCGCGATTACCCTAACCGTATTCGTGAATATGTTCCGGGTGAGTTCTATGTGTTAGGAACGGATGGTTTCGGGCGTTCTGATACGCGTGAACAACTTCGTAAGTTCTTTGAAGTGAATCGCTACTACGTAGTAGTGGAATCACTCAAAGCCTTGGCAGATGCCGGTAGCATCAAGCCAGAAGTGGTTCAGAAAGCAATTGAAAAATACGGGATTGATAGCGAAAAAACCTATCCCGTTCATGCTTAA